The proteins below are encoded in one region of Paludisphaera mucosa:
- a CDS encoding type II toxin-antitoxin system HigB family toxin, with protein MRAWYKLTEAMVWADFGELQQTFRAADKVGDCFVFDVGGNHYRIIAKVDFARSIVFIKRVMDHEEYDRDLWPDQCGCHEPGPPRKSKAGAAASPKDKPGGKALKKGGRR; from the coding sequence ATGAGAGCCTGGTACAAACTCACCGAGGCGATGGTCTGGGCCGACTTCGGGGAACTCCAGCAGACGTTCCGCGCGGCCGACAAGGTCGGCGATTGCTTCGTCTTCGACGTCGGCGGCAATCACTATCGGATCATCGCCAAGGTCGATTTCGCCCGATCCATCGTGTTCATCAAGCGGGTGATGGACCACGAGGAATACGACAGGGATCTATGGCCCGACCAATGCGGGTGCCATGAGCCCGGCCCGCCCAGGAAATCCAAGGCGGGGGCGGCCGCGTCGCCGAAAGATAAGCCTGGTGGCAAGGCCCTTAAGAAAGGTGGAAGACGATGA
- a CDS encoding ice-binding family protein: protein MKSTTMSLPTLAAVDVSTRAQADIVLGTEGGLRRPGGRDGDRHRALRHRRRRLGRQPWGGCHRFPPGSLVAPYTKPVGDAVAAQDQLDRTTAYNAAAALAPTQDLSSMNLGGLVLLPGVYFLSSSAQLTGTHTLDAQGEANVQLVFQKGSTLSTASGSSVSVVDAGSVPPGSNVFWKVGSSATLGTGTDFAGHILALTSITLNTDASIINGSALARNGAVTLDSDMIVDCVDLAAVPEAASLAMLGVGALGVLSVVPRRRRASPTDDPTKTKTKTKRPRSSRDRRARPSSCAGRRSA from the coding sequence ATGAAGTCGACGACCATGAGCTTGCCGACGCTGGCCGCCGTCGACGTCTCGACGCGGGCGCAGGCCGACATCGTCCTGGGGACGGAGGGGGGACTTCGCCGTCCTGGCGGGCGCGACGGTGACCGACACCGGGCCCTCCGTCATCGACGGCGGCGACTTGGGCGTCAGCCCTGGGGCGGCTGTCACCGCTTCCCGCCGGGGAGCCTGGTGGCTCCCTACACGAAGCCCGTCGGGGACGCCGTGGCGGCGCAGGACCAGCTCGATCGGACGACGGCCTATAACGCCGCGGCGGCGCTGGCGCCCACGCAGGACCTGTCGAGCATGAACCTGGGCGGCTTGGTGCTCCTGCCGGGCGTCTACTTCTTGTCGTCGTCGGCCCAGCTGACGGGGACCCACACGCTCGACGCCCAGGGCGAAGCGAATGTCCAGCTCGTCTTCCAGAAGGGCAGCACCCTCTCGACGGCCAGCGGCTCGTCGGTGTCGGTGGTCGACGCAGGAAGCGTGCCTCCTGGATCCAACGTCTTCTGGAAGGTCGGCAGCTCGGCGACGCTGGGCACGGGCACGGATTTCGCCGGCCACATCCTCGCCCTGACGAGCATCACCCTGAACACCGATGCGAGCATCATCAACGGGAGCGCGCTGGCCCGCAACGGCGCCGTCACCCTCGACAGCGACATGATCGTCGACTGCGTCGATCTCGCCGCCGTCCCCGAGGCGGCCTCGCTGGCGATGCTGGGCGTCGGGGCTCTCGGCGTCCTGAGCGTCGTGCCCCGGCGACGCAGAGCGTCACCGACTGACGACCCGACGAAGACGAAGACGAAGACGAAGCGGCCGCGCTCCTCGCGCGATCGACGGGCTCGGCCGTCGTCATGCGCGGGGCGACGCTCGGCCTGA
- a CDS encoding PEP-CTERM sorting domain-containing protein: protein MSRRMLRFVFFCGIAARLAVPAHAGFMSGKIIVDATGVAGMEESIRVKSTVVAPPRGSSTEQVKFTPAAADVANAAAKAAFIAAQINAQSVNQTAAAVAGVVTVTPVAGRELDKISFNPGKSGEVLRINPEQLSAGLGLNYDLELTGVATLGFAGTATLSIGGPGGGDFSTLTSGLTASQILLDLETQINTTTSLGAMIIGNSLILTNVTTSNDIAALVTDSGFSYSYGVTAVPEPSTLAMGATAALAGLAALRRRRV, encoded by the coding sequence ATGTCACGTCGAATGTTGCGCTTCGTTTTCTTTTGCGGCATCGCCGCTCGTCTCGCGGTCCCGGCCCACGCCGGATTCATGTCGGGGAAGATCATCGTCGACGCAACGGGCGTCGCCGGCATGGAAGAGTCGATCAGAGTCAAGTCGACGGTCGTCGCCCCCCCTCGGGGGTCATCAACCGAGCAAGTCAAATTCACACCGGCGGCCGCGGATGTCGCCAACGCCGCCGCCAAGGCCGCCTTCATCGCCGCCCAGATCAACGCCCAGTCCGTCAATCAGACCGCTGCGGCCGTAGCAGGCGTGGTGACTGTGACCCCGGTAGCTGGGAGGGAACTCGACAAGATCTCTTTCAACCCCGGCAAATCGGGGGAGGTCCTACGGATAAACCCTGAACAGCTGTCCGCGGGATTGGGCCTCAATTATGATCTCGAGTTGACCGGCGTGGCGACTCTGGGCTTCGCAGGGACCGCGACACTTTCGATCGGCGGCCCCGGCGGCGGCGATTTTTCGACTCTGACGAGCGGCCTGACTGCCAGCCAGATCCTTCTCGATCTCGAGACGCAAATCAACACCACGACCTCGCTCGGTGCCATGATCATCGGCAATAGCCTCATCCTGACCAATGTCACCACGAGCAACGACATTGCCGCGCTCGTGACCGACTCTGGTTTCTCCTATTCCTACGGCGTCACGGCGGTCCCCGAGCCCTCGACGCTCGCGATGGGCGCGACGGCCGCGCTGGCGGGCCTGGCGGCCCTGCGACGTCGCCGCGTCTGA